The following are encoded together in the Sphingorhabdus pulchriflava genome:
- a CDS encoding DUF1289 domain-containing protein produces the protein MAEGALIPRPSSPCKEICRLDSSGKVCTGCSRTLGEIAEWGSATASRQHEIVRRSSARMGTLASHPA, from the coding sequence TTGGCTGAGGGTGCATTAATTCCGCGCCCGTCTTCGCCCTGCAAAGAGATTTGCCGACTGGATTCCAGCGGCAAAGTCTGCACCGGCTGCAGTCGCACACTTGGCGAGATCGCCGAATGGGGGAGCGCGACCGCCAGCCGTCAGCACGAAATAGTGCGGCGATCCTCGGCCCGCATGGGAACTCTTGCTTCCCATCCTGCCTGA
- a CDS encoding reverse transcriptase domain-containing protein — MPVAIPNFDYSYLRKGKPVFVPTNIGRRIGNEVKKAVEDAYSFDPIYFHLRRGGHVAAMHHHRDNHFFARIDISNFFYSISRRRVQSALDRIGIGNARFYAQWSTVVSPYADPRFALPYGFVQSPILASLVIATSDIGGQLLGLPASIKVGVYVDDISLSSDDEAGLQQAYNTILGAIAADGLAVSPAKLRPPADMIDIFNCDLAHGMASVRDDRVNAFLTSNPSQDAENAFVAYCASVEMGNQT; from the coding sequence ATGCCCGTAGCAATCCCCAATTTCGACTACAGCTATCTCCGCAAGGGTAAGCCGGTATTCGTGCCAACCAATATTGGCCGTCGAATTGGAAATGAGGTTAAGAAAGCGGTCGAGGACGCTTACTCGTTCGACCCGATCTATTTCCACCTGCGGCGTGGTGGCCATGTCGCCGCTATGCACCATCATCGCGACAATCACTTTTTCGCGCGCATCGACATTTCCAATTTCTTCTACAGCATTTCCCGACGGCGGGTGCAAAGTGCGCTGGACCGCATCGGGATCGGCAATGCTCGATTCTACGCGCAATGGTCGACAGTCGTTAGTCCGTATGCCGACCCGCGATTTGCCTTGCCCTACGGCTTTGTGCAGTCACCTATCTTGGCTTCCCTCGTGATTGCTACGTCTGACATTGGGGGGCAACTGCTGGGTCTTCCTGCGAGTATCAAGGTTGGCGTGTATGTGGACGACATTTCTCTTTCATCGGACGATGAGGCCGGACTCCAGCAAGCCTACAATACTATTTTGGGAGCGATTGCCGCAGACGGACTTGCCGTCAGTCCGGCCAAACTCCGACCACCAGCGGACATGATCGACATTTTTAACTGTGACTTGGCGCACGGCATGGCGAGTGTCAGGGACGACCGGGTCAATGCCTTCCTCACTAGCAATCCCTCACAGGACGCAGAAAACGCATTCGTCGCCTACTGCGCTTCGGTCGAGATGGGGAACCAAACTTAG